Proteins co-encoded in one Triplophysa dalaica isolate WHDGS20190420 chromosome 16, ASM1584641v1, whole genome shotgun sequence genomic window:
- the LOC130437540 gene encoding protocadherin alpha-C2-like isoform X7: MEQKYLLWIRYVFVFAVALFHTVFAVTHYTIPEEMDVGSVVANLVSDLGLDLKSLGKRTMRLDVVANKKYLEVNKDTGELYILERIDRESLCTSKSVTTCVLKVDATLENPIRMFNIELEITDINDNAPRFRRDTMHLDISEVTAVGERFSLTNAVDPDTGSNSVKTYYLSESEHFNIEIQTGRDGSKFADLILKKALDREEHTLHNLLLTAVDGGVPARSGTASIIVRVLDTNDNAPQFDQDSYTIHLRENGPLGSLVVKFNATDKDEGSNSEIIYSYSLYTSEKTQQTFRLNPHNGEIVVKEIINYEDFRIYDMEIIATDKGVNSLSGKCKVKILVTDMNDNRPEISIKSLSSPVKEDIPVNTVIAVVSVSDKDSGENGQVEINISDHLPFALKESSDNYYELIVSEPLDREKMPEYDITITVTDRGNPPLSDNETITVELLDVNDNVPQFPQTFYTIPVMENNAPGALLSSLSAIDPDLHENQYLVYFIIEKEIVNTSMSMLFSINPENGNLYALKTFDYEIEKEFLFHIEARDSGVPPLSSNVTVHIIIMDQNDNTPVVVSPWRAHGSVVEEKIPRSTDKGTLIAKVIAIDSDSVHNSRITYQFLQNTDATLFSLDQYNGEIRTMRMFSYRDSRHQRLVVIAKDNGEPALSATVTIKLSTVETALKTYADMTEVPLEYDIFSDLNLYLVIGLGSVSFLLLITILVTIVLKCQKPKPSKAAPPSRNSVISERNSTIADSTLVSNDAYWYSLFLAETRKGKLVVRQPVPKGSRYIVSSIPRSTGLSETSDSAASTLQYYFSR; this comes from the exons ATGGagcaaaaatatctgctttgGATAAGGTACGTCTTTGTTTTTGCTGTGGCTTTGTTTCATACAGTATTTGCTGTTACGCACTATACTATTCCCGAGGAAATGGACGTAGGATCCGTGGTTGCAAATTTGGTATCTGATTTGGGACTGGATTTGAAAAGTCTTGGTAAACGTACAATGCGACTGGATGTCGtggctaataaaaaatatcttgaGGTTAACAAAGACACGGGCGAGCTGTACATTTTGGAAAGGATCGATAGAGAGAGTCTATGCACATCAAAATCAGTCACAACATGCGTGCTTAAAGTGGATGCAACCTTAGAGAATCCTATTCGAATGTTCAATATTGAACTTGAAATAACCGACATAAATGATAACGCGCCACGTTTTCGACGAGATACAATGCATCTAGACATATCCGAAGTAACTGCAGTAGGAGAGAGGTTTTCTCTTACTAACGCTGTAGATCCTGACACCGGTTCAAACTCTGTGAAGACTTATTATCTAAGTGAAAGCGAACATTTTAACATTGAGATTCAGACAGGACGAGATGGTTCTAAGTTTGCTGATTTGATACTTAAAAAGGCTTTAGACAGAGAAGAACACACATTACATAACCTTTTACTCACTGCTGTTGACGGAGGAGTCCCTGCGCGCTCTGGCACAGCTAGCATTATtgtgcgcgtactggacacgaATGACAACGCCCCTCAATTCGATCAAGACagttatactatacatttaagAGAAAACGGGCCTTTAGGAAGTCTTGTGGTCAAATTTAACGCAACCGATAAAGACGAGGGCTCGAATTCCGAAATTATTTACTCGTATAGTCTCTATACCTCAGAGAAAACACAGCAGACATTCAGACTGAATCCTCACAATGGAGAAATCGTAGTGaaagaaattataaattatgaaGATTTTAGGATTTATGACATGGAAATAATTGCAACAGATAAAGGAGTCAATAGTCTCTCTGGAAAGTGTAAAGTAAAGATTTTAGTCACAGATATGAATGACAATCGTCCTGAAATTTCCATAAAGTCATTGTCTAGTCCAGTGAAAGAGGATATACCTGTAAATACAGTTATTGCAGTTGTTAGTGTGAGTGATAAAGATTCAGGAGAAAATGGACAGGTAGAGATTAATATATCTGATCATTTGCCTTTTGCGCTTAAAGAATCATCTGATAATTATTATGAGTTAATAGTTTCAGAGCCGTTAGATCGTGAAAAAATGCCAGAATATGACATCACTATTACTGTGACTGACAGGGGCAACCCACCGTTATCTGATAATGAAACTATAACTGTAGAGCTGCTGGACGTGAACGACAATGTTCCTCAGTTTCCTCAGACGTTCTACACGATACCTGTTATGGAGAATAACGCACCTGGAGCTTTACTGAGCTCTTTATCTGCTATTGACCCAGATCTTCATGAAAATCAATATctggtttattttataatagagAAGGAAATAGTAAACACCTCGATGTCCATGCTGTTCTCCATTAACCCAGAGAATGGTAATCTTTACGCGCTAAAGACGTTTGATTATGAGATAGAGAAGGAGTTTCTTTTTCATATCGAGGCCCGAGACTCTGGTGTCCCTCCACTCAGCAGTAACGTGACTgttcacattattattatgGATCAGAACGACAACACGCCCGTTGTAGTGTCTCCATGGCGCGCGCACGGCTCTGTAGTTGAGGAAAAGATCCCGAGATCCACCGATAAAGGAACTCTGATAGCCAAAGTCATTGCGATAGACTCTGATTCAGTTCACAACTCAAGAATAACGTACCAGTTTCTCCAAAACACCGATGCTACATTATTCAGCTTGGATCAGTACAACGGAGAGATTCGGACCATGAGAATGTTCAGCTACAGAGACTCGCGTCACCAGCGGCTGGTGGTGATCGCCAAAGACAACGGAGAGCCCGCGCTCTCTGCTACAGTGACCATCAAACTGTCCACGGTGGAGACTGCCCTTAAAACCTACGCTGACATGACTGAGGTGCCATTGGAATATGACATATTTTCAGACTTAAACTTGTATCTAGTGATCGGACTGGGCTCCGTTTCATTTCTGTTACTCATCACCATATTGGTCACCATCGTTCTCAAGTGTCAGAAACCAAAGCCCAGCAAAGCGGCTCCTCCCAGCAGGAACAGTGTTATCAGTGAGAGAAACTCTACAATCGCGGATTCCACTCTGGTGTCCAACGATGCCTACTGGTACAGTTTATTTCTCGCGGAGACGAGGAAAGGAAAGCTGGTGGTGAGACAGCCTGTGCCAAAGGGCTCGAGATACATCGTCTCCAGTATACCGAGGAGCACTGGACTGTCTGAAACCAGTGACTCTGCTGCTTCTACTCTACAG TATTATTTTTCCAGATGA
- the LOC130437540 gene encoding protocadherin alpha-C2-like isoform X5: MESNLKPRSWRRYVWLFLLFSAVFQSTLAVTHYSIPEEMEVGSVVANLGTDLGLDVQTFIQRNARLDVIANKKYLAINKDRGDLYILEKIDREHLCPLKTSTTCFLKLEVILDNPVRIFYIELEITDINDNNPQFRRDTVNLDITESTSVGERFSVSNAVDSDVGSNSVKTYYLSKNEHFDIEIQSGRDGSKFADLILKSALDREKQAVHNLVLTAVDGGVPQRSGTASIIVRVLDANDNAPKFDQESYTIHLRENSPIGSLVVKLNATDLDEGSNAGLVYSYSLYTSEKTQKAFSLDFNNGEIRVKETVNYEDFRIYDMEVIATDKGNNPLSNQCKLSIVITDINDNHPEISIKSLSSPVKEDIPVNTVIAVVSVSDKDSGENGHVDINISDNLPFALKESSDNYYELIVSEPLDREKMPEYDITITVTDRGNPPLSDNETITLELLDVNDNVPQFPQTFYTIPVMENNAPGTLLSSLTALDPDLHENQYLVYFIIEKEIVNTSMSMLFSINPENGNLYALKTFDYEIEKEFLFHIEARDSGVPPLSSNVTVHIIIMDQNDNTPVIVSPWRAHGSVVEEKIPRSTDKGTLIAKVIAIDSDSVHNSRITYQFLQNTDATLFSLDQYNGEIRTMRMFSYRDSRHQRLVVIAKDNGEPALSATVTIKLSTVETALKTYADMTEVPLEYDIFSDLNLYLVIGLGSVSFLLLITILVTIVLKCQKPNPSKAAPPSRNSVISERNSTIADSTLVSNDAYWYSLFLAETRKGKLVVRQPVPKGSRYFVSSIPRSTGLSETSDSAASTLQYSK; encoded by the exons ATGGAGTCCAATTTGAAACCTCGGTCATGGAGAAGGTATGTCTGGCTCTTTCTTCTGTTCTCTGCGGTTTTTCAATCGACACTGGCTGTTACTCATTATTCTATTCCAGAGGAGATGGAAGTGGGATCTGTCGTGGCAAATTTGGGCACAGATTTAGGGCTCGACGTACAGACTTTTATTCAGCGAAATGCCCGATTAGATGTTATTGCTAACAAAAAATATCTCGCCATAAATAAGGACAGGGGTGATCTTTATATACTAGAAAAGATTGACCGTGAACATCTTTGTCCTTTAAAAACAAGCACAACATGCTTTTTAAAACTTGAAGTTATTTTGGACAACCCAGTGCGTATATTTTATATAGAGCTAGAGATCACGGACATTAATGATAATAATCCTCAGTTTAGACGAGACACAGTCAATTTAGATATCACCGAGTCCACATCCGTTGGTGAACGATTTTCTGTCAGCAATGCAGTTGATTCTGATGTTGGCTCTAACTCAGTTAAGACGTATTATCTTAGCAAAAACGAGCACTTTGATATTGAAATTCAGTCTGGTAGGGACGGTTCCAAATTTGCTGACTTAATTTTAAAAAGCGCCCTGGATCGTGAAAAACAAGCAGTTCACAATCTCGTACTGACAGCAGTGGATGGCGGGGTCCCACAGCGTTCCGGTACAGCCAGTATCATTGTGCGCGTTCTGGATGCAAACGACAACGCCCCTAAATTTGACCAAGAGAGCTACACCATTCATTTAAGGGAAAACTCTCCAATAGGAAGTCTGGTCGTTAAATTAAATGCAACGGATTTAGATGAGGGATCTAATGCTGGCCTTGTTTATTCCTATAGTCTGTACACGTCAGAGAAGACACAGAAAGCATTTAGCTTAGATTTCAACAATGGCGAAATAAGAGTAAAAGAGACTGTAAATTACGAGGATTTTAGAATTTACGACATGGAAGTAATAGCAACAGATAAAGGCAACAATCCCCTATCTAATCAATGTAAATTGTCTATTGTTATCACGGACATAAATGACAATCATCCTGAAATTTCTATAAAGTCATTGTCCAGTCCAGTGAAAGAGGATATACCTGTAAATACAGTTATTGCAGTTGTTAGTGTGAGTGATAAAGATTCAGGAGAAAATGGACATGTAGATATTAATATATCTGATAATTTACCTTTTGCGCTCAAAGAGTCATCTGATAATTATTATGAGTTAATAGTTTCAGAGCCGTTAGACCGTGAAAAAATGCCAGAATATGACATCACTATTACTGTGACTGACAGAGGCAACCCACCGTTATCTGATAATGAAACTATAACTTTAGAGCTGCTGGACGTGAACGACAATGTTCCTCAGTTTCCACAGACGTTCTACACTATACCTGTTATGGAGAATAACGCACCTGGAACTTTACTGAGTTCTTTAACTGCTCTAGACCCAGATCTCCATGAAAATCAATATctggtttattttataatagagAAAGAAATAGTAAACACCTCCATGTCGATGCTGTTCTCTATTAACCCAGAGAACGGTAATCTTTACGCGCTAAAGACGTTTGATTATGAGATAGAGAAGGAGTTTCTTTTTCACATCGAGGCCCGAGACTCTGGTGTCCCTCCACTCAGCAGTAACGTGACTgttcacattattattatgGATCAAAACGACAACACGCCCGTTATAGTGTCTCCATGGCGCGCGCACGGCTCGGTGGTTGAGGAAAAGATCCCGAGATCCACCGATAAAGGAACTCTGATAGCCAAAGTCATTGCGATAGACTCTGATTCAGTTCACAACTCACGAATTACGTACCAGTTTCTCCAGAACACCGACGCAACATTATTCAGTTTGGACCAGTACAACGGAGAGATTCGGACCATGAGAATGTTCAGCTACAGAGACTCGCGTCACCAGCGGCTGGTGGTGATCGCCAAAGACAACGGAGAGCCCGCGCTCTCTGCGACAGTCACCATCAAACTCTCCACGGTGGAGACCGCCCTTAAAACCTACGCTGACATGACTGAGGTGCCTTTGGAATATGACATATTCTCAGATTTAAACCTTTATCTGGTGATCGGACTGGGCTCCGTGTCATTTCTGTTACTCATCACTATATTGGTCACCATCGTTCTCAAGTGTCAGAAACCAAATCCAAGCAAAGCGGCTCCTCCCAGCAGGAACAGTGTTATCAGTGAGAGGAACTCTACCATCGCGGATTCCACTCTGGTGTCCAACGATGCCTACTGGTACAGTTTATTTCTCGCGGAGACGAGGAAAGGAAAGCTGGTGGTGAGACAGCCTGTGCCAAAGGGATCTAGATACTTCGTTTCCAGTATACCGAGGAGCACCGGACTAAGTGAGACCAGCGATTCTGCTGCATCTACTCTACAG TACTCAAAATGA
- the LOC130437540 gene encoding protocadherin alpha-C2-like isoform X8: MEQKYLLWIRYVFVFAVALFHTVFAVTHYTIPEEMDVGSVVANLVSDLGLDLKSLGKRTMRLDVVANKKYLEVNKDTGELYILERIDRESLCTSKSVTTCVLKVDATLENPIRMFNIELEITDINDNAPRFRRDTMHLDISEVTAVGERFSLTNAVDPDTGSNSVKTYYLSESEHFNIEIQTGRDGSKFADLILKKALDREEHTLHNLLLTAVDGGVPARSGTASIIVRVLDTNDNAPQFDQDSYTIHLRENGPLGSLVVKFNATDKDEGSNSEIIYSYSLYTSEKTQQTFRLNPHNGEIVVKEIINYEDFRIYDMEIIATDKGVNSLSGKCKVKILVTDMNDNRPEISIKSLSSPVKEDIPVNTVIAVVSVSDKDSGENGQVEINISDHLPFALKESSDNYYELIVSEPLDREKMPEYDITITVTDRGNPPLSDNETITVELLDVNDNVPQFPQTFYTIPVMENNAPGALLSSLSAIDPDLHENQYLVYFIIEKEIVNTSMSMLFSINPENGNLYALKTFDYEIEKEFLFHIEARDSGVPPLSSNVTVHIIIMDQNDNTPVVVSPWRAHGSVVEEKIPRSTDKGTLIAKVIAIDSDSVHNSRITYQFLQNTDATLFSLDQYNGEIRTMRMFSYRDSRHQRLVVIAKDNGEPALSATVTIKLSTVETALKTYADMTEVPLEYDIFSDLNLYLVIGLGSVSFLLLITILVTIVLKCQKPKPSKAAPPSRNSVISERNSTIADSTLVSNDAYWYSLFLAETRKGKLVVRQPVPKGSRYIVSSIPRSTGLSETSDSAASTLQYSK, translated from the exons ATGGagcaaaaatatctgctttgGATAAGGTACGTCTTTGTTTTTGCTGTGGCTTTGTTTCATACAGTATTTGCTGTTACGCACTATACTATTCCCGAGGAAATGGACGTAGGATCCGTGGTTGCAAATTTGGTATCTGATTTGGGACTGGATTTGAAAAGTCTTGGTAAACGTACAATGCGACTGGATGTCGtggctaataaaaaatatcttgaGGTTAACAAAGACACGGGCGAGCTGTACATTTTGGAAAGGATCGATAGAGAGAGTCTATGCACATCAAAATCAGTCACAACATGCGTGCTTAAAGTGGATGCAACCTTAGAGAATCCTATTCGAATGTTCAATATTGAACTTGAAATAACCGACATAAATGATAACGCGCCACGTTTTCGACGAGATACAATGCATCTAGACATATCCGAAGTAACTGCAGTAGGAGAGAGGTTTTCTCTTACTAACGCTGTAGATCCTGACACCGGTTCAAACTCTGTGAAGACTTATTATCTAAGTGAAAGCGAACATTTTAACATTGAGATTCAGACAGGACGAGATGGTTCTAAGTTTGCTGATTTGATACTTAAAAAGGCTTTAGACAGAGAAGAACACACATTACATAACCTTTTACTCACTGCTGTTGACGGAGGAGTCCCTGCGCGCTCTGGCACAGCTAGCATTATtgtgcgcgtactggacacgaATGACAACGCCCCTCAATTCGATCAAGACagttatactatacatttaagAGAAAACGGGCCTTTAGGAAGTCTTGTGGTCAAATTTAACGCAACCGATAAAGACGAGGGCTCGAATTCCGAAATTATTTACTCGTATAGTCTCTATACCTCAGAGAAAACACAGCAGACATTCAGACTGAATCCTCACAATGGAGAAATCGTAGTGaaagaaattataaattatgaaGATTTTAGGATTTATGACATGGAAATAATTGCAACAGATAAAGGAGTCAATAGTCTCTCTGGAAAGTGTAAAGTAAAGATTTTAGTCACAGATATGAATGACAATCGTCCTGAAATTTCCATAAAGTCATTGTCTAGTCCAGTGAAAGAGGATATACCTGTAAATACAGTTATTGCAGTTGTTAGTGTGAGTGATAAAGATTCAGGAGAAAATGGACAGGTAGAGATTAATATATCTGATCATTTGCCTTTTGCGCTTAAAGAATCATCTGATAATTATTATGAGTTAATAGTTTCAGAGCCGTTAGATCGTGAAAAAATGCCAGAATATGACATCACTATTACTGTGACTGACAGGGGCAACCCACCGTTATCTGATAATGAAACTATAACTGTAGAGCTGCTGGACGTGAACGACAATGTTCCTCAGTTTCCTCAGACGTTCTACACGATACCTGTTATGGAGAATAACGCACCTGGAGCTTTACTGAGCTCTTTATCTGCTATTGACCCAGATCTTCATGAAAATCAATATctggtttattttataatagagAAGGAAATAGTAAACACCTCGATGTCCATGCTGTTCTCCATTAACCCAGAGAATGGTAATCTTTACGCGCTAAAGACGTTTGATTATGAGATAGAGAAGGAGTTTCTTTTTCATATCGAGGCCCGAGACTCTGGTGTCCCTCCACTCAGCAGTAACGTGACTgttcacattattattatgGATCAGAACGACAACACGCCCGTTGTAGTGTCTCCATGGCGCGCGCACGGCTCTGTAGTTGAGGAAAAGATCCCGAGATCCACCGATAAAGGAACTCTGATAGCCAAAGTCATTGCGATAGACTCTGATTCAGTTCACAACTCAAGAATAACGTACCAGTTTCTCCAAAACACCGATGCTACATTATTCAGCTTGGATCAGTACAACGGAGAGATTCGGACCATGAGAATGTTCAGCTACAGAGACTCGCGTCACCAGCGGCTGGTGGTGATCGCCAAAGACAACGGAGAGCCCGCGCTCTCTGCTACAGTGACCATCAAACTGTCCACGGTGGAGACTGCCCTTAAAACCTACGCTGACATGACTGAGGTGCCATTGGAATATGACATATTTTCAGACTTAAACTTGTATCTAGTGATCGGACTGGGCTCCGTTTCATTTCTGTTACTCATCACCATATTGGTCACCATCGTTCTCAAGTGTCAGAAACCAAAGCCCAGCAAAGCGGCTCCTCCCAGCAGGAACAGTGTTATCAGTGAGAGAAACTCTACAATCGCGGATTCCACTCTGGTGTCCAACGATGCCTACTGGTACAGTTTATTTCTCGCGGAGACGAGGAAAGGAAAGCTGGTGGTGAGACAGCCTGTGCCAAAGGGCTCGAGATACATCGTCTCCAGTATACCGAGGAGCACTGGACTGTCTGAAACCAGTGACTCTGCTGCTTCTACTCTACAG TACTCAAAATGA
- the LOC130437540 gene encoding protocadherin alpha-C2-like isoform X9, with amino-acid sequence MEAQPSMKYIATFVLVSAVVYTASSVTHYSIPEEMEVGSVVANLAADLGIDVQTLGMRKLRLDILANKKYLDVNKDTGELFILERIDREYVCTSKSVCYLKLEVILENPVRIFNIELEIMDINDNAPYFRRDTIHLDVSESTSVGERFSLSNAVDPDIGSNSIKGYYLSESANFDIEVQTGRDGSKFADLILKKSLDREEQALHNLILTAIDGGVPARSGTASIIVRVLDTNDNTPQFDTDSYTINLTENAPIGSLVVKLNASDRDEGSNADIVYSYSLYTSEKTQQTFRLNPDNGEIRVKEMINYEDFRIYDMEIIATDKAVNSLSGKCKVKILVTDMNDNHPEISIKSLSSPVKEDIPVNTVIAVVSVSDKDSGENGQVCIHISDHLPFALKESSDSYYELIVSEPLDREKMPEYDITITVTDRGNPPLSDNETITLELLDVNDNVPQFPQTFYTIPVMENNAPGALLSSLTAIDPDLHENQYLVYFIIEKEIVNTSMSMLFSINPENGNLYALKTFDYEIEKEFLFHIEARDSGVPPLNSNVTVHIIIMDQNDNTPVIVSPWRAHGSVVEEKIPRSTDKGTLIAKVIAIDSDSVHNSRITYQFLQNTDTTLFSLDQYNGEIRTMRMFSYRDSRHQRLVVIAKDNGEPALSATVTIKLSTVETALKTYADMTEVPLEYDIFSDLNLYLVIGLGSVSFLLLITILVTIVLKCQKPKPSKAAPPSRNSVISERNSTIADSTLVSNDAYWYSLFLAETRKGKLVVRQPVPKGSRYIVSSIPRSTGLTETSDSAASTLQYSK; translated from the exons ATGGAGGCGCAGCCCAGTATGAAGTACATTGCGACGTTTGTTCTGGTTTCGGCAGTCGTTTATACAGCGTCTTCTGTCACCCATTATTCTATTCCGGAGGAAATGGAGGTCGGATCTGTGGTAGCTAATCTAGCTGCCGATTTAGGAATCGATGTGCAAACGCTGGGAATGCGCAAACTCAGGTTAGACATCCTTGCGAATAAGAAATATCTGGATGTGAATAAAGACACTGGCGAGTTGTTTATTTTGGAGAGGATTGACAGAGAATATGTCTGCACATCAAAATCGGTTTGCTACTTAAAATTGGAAGTCATACTGGAGAACCCGGTTCGTATATTCAACATTGAATTGGAAATAATGGATATTAATGACAATGCACCGTATTTTCGTAGGGATACGATACATTTGGACGTTTCTGAATCTACATCTGTTGGTGAGAGGTTTTCTCTGAGTAATGCTGTCGATCCGGATATTGGTTCAAATTCAATTAAAGGTTACTACTTGAGTGAGAGCGCAAATTTTGATATTGAAGTACAGACAGGGAGAGATGGGTCTAAATTTGCTGATTTAATACTGAAAAAATCACTAGATCGCGAAGAACAAGCTTTACATAATCTGATACTCACAGCTATAGATGGAGGGGTCCCTGCGCGCTCTGGCACAGCTAGTATTATtgtgcgcgtactggacacgaATGACAACACCCCTCAATTCGATACAGACAGTTATACTATAAATCTAACTGAAAACGCACCTATTGGAAGTCTTGTGGTCAAATTAAATGCATCAGACAGAGATGAAGGCTCAAATGCAGATATAGTTTACTCATACAGTCTCTATACTTCAGAGAAAACACAGCAGACATTTAGATTGAATCCTGATAATGGAGAAATCAGAGTGAAAGAAATGATAAATTATGAGGATTTCAGGATTTATGACATGGAAATTATAGCAACAGATAAAGCAGTCAATAGTCTTTCTGGAAAGTGTAAAGTAAAGATTTTAGTCACTGATATGAATGACAATCATCCTGAAATTTCTATAAAGTCATTGTCTAGTCCAGTGAAAGAGGATATACCTGTAAACACAGTTATTGCAGTTGTTAGTGTGAGTGATAAAGATTCAGGAGAAAATGGGCAGGTATGTATTCATATTTCTGATCATTTACCTTTTGCGCTTAAAGAATCATCTGATAGTTATTATGAGTTAATAGTTTCAGAGCCGTTAGATCGTGAAAAAATGCCAGAATATGACATCACTATTACTGTGACTGACAGGGGCAACCCACCGTTATCTGATAATGAAACTATAACTTTAGAGCTGCTGGACGTGAACGACAATGTTCCTCAGTTTCCTCAGACGTTCTACACTATACCTGTTATGGAGAATAACGCACCTGGAGCTTTACTGAGCTCTTTAACGGCTATAGACCCAGATCTTCATGAAAATCAATATCTagtatattttataatagaGAAGGAAATAGTGAACACCTCGATGTCCATGCTGTTCTCTATTAATCCAGAGAACGGTAATCTTTACGCGTTAAAGACGTTTGATTATGAGATAGAGAAGGAGTTTCTTTTCCACATCGAGGCCCGAGACTCTGGTGTCCCTCCACTCAACAGTAACGTGACTGTTCACATTATAATTATGGATCAGAACGATAACACTCCTGTTATAGTGTCTCCATGGCGCGCGCACGGCTCTGTAGTTGAGGAAAAGATCCCGAGATCCACCGATAAAGGAACTCTGATAGCCAAAGTAATTGCGATAGACTCTGATTCAGTTCACAACTCACGAATTACGTATCAGTTTCTCCAGAACACCGACACAACATTATTCAGCTTGGATCAGTACAACGGAGAGATTCGGACCATGAGAATGTTCAGTTACAGAGACTCGCGTCACCAGCGGCTGGTGGTGATCGCTAAAGACAACGGAGAGCCCGCGCTCTCTGCTACAGTGACCATCAAACTGTCCACGGTGGAGACCGCTCTTAAAACCTACGCTGACATGACTGAGGTGCCTTTGGAATATGATATCTTCTCAGATTTAAACCTATATCTGGTGATCGGACTGGGCTCTGTGTCATTTCTGTTACTTATCACTATATTGGTCACCATCGTTCTCAAGTGTCAGAAACCAAAGCCCAGCAAAGCGGCTCCTCCCAGCAGGAACAGTGTTATCAGTGAGAGGAACTCTACCATCGCGGATTCCACTCTCGTGTCCAACGATGCATACTGGTACAGTTTATTTCTAGCGGAGACAAGGAAAGGAAAGTTAGTGGTGAGACAGCCTGTGCCAAAGGGCTCGAGATACATCGTGTCCAGTATACCGAGGAGCACCGGACTTACAGAGACCAGCGACTCTGCTGCATCTACTCTACAG TACTCAAAATGA